The segment CGTCGCGGCGGCGGCGCACTGCTCGGCGACCGTATCCGCATGAACGCTCTCGACCCCCAGGTCGTCTTCTTCCGCTCGCTTGCGACCCGGCACGCCGGCGCCGTGCTCCCACCCGCTCTGGACGACGTGATCCAGGTCTGCTCGCTGGCCGGCTACGACCTGGTGATCGTCGAGACGCCGGGGATCGGCCAGGGCGACGCCGCCATCGTGCCGCACGCGGACGTGTCGCTCTATGTCATGACGCCGGAGTACGGCGCCGCCAGCCAGCTCGAGAAGATCGACATGCTCGACTTCGCCGACGTGGTGGCCATCAACAAGTACGAGCGCCGTGGCGCGGAGGATGCTCGTCGGGACGTGGCCCGCCAGCTGGTGCGCAGCCGCGAGGCCTTCGGCGTCCCGTGGGAGGAGATGCCCGTCTTCGGCACGTCGGCCGCGCGCTTCGACGACGACGGGGTGTCGGCCCTGTACCACCACCTCAAGGGTCTGCTGGTCGAGTACGGTCTGCCGGACTTCGAGGGCGTCCTTCCGCTCGTCACCGGACGGACGTCGACGGGGCTCGTCGGCGTGCTGCCCAAGGGGCGGGAGCGCTACCTCGCGGAGATCGCGGAGACCGTACGCGGGTACCACCGACGGACCGACCAACAAGCGGTGCTGGTTCGCCGCCGCCAGCAGCTGCGCGAGACCTCCGCGTTGCTGAGCTCGGCCGGTGAGCGCGAGGCCGCCGAACGTGTCGACGGGCTCCTCGCCTCCGTCGAGTCCGCGCTGGATCCGCAGAGCCTGGACACCCTTGAGCGCTGGCCGGCCGTGCGGGCCTCCTACGAGGGCGACCAGCAGGTGTACGCCGTTCGCGGCCGCGAGGTCGTGACGCCGCTGACGCGTACGACGCTGTCCGGGACGGACGTACCGCGTGTCGCCCTGCCGCCGGACGACGACGACGCCACCCTCTACTCCTTCCTCCGGGCCGAGAACCTGCCCGGCTTCTTCCCGTTCACGGCCGGGGTGTTCCCGTTCAAGCGGACCGAGGAGGACCCCGCCCGGATGTTCGCGGGCGAGGGCGACCCCGCGCGCACCAACCGGCGCTTCCACCTGCTCTCGCAGGGGCAGCCCGCCACGCGGCTCTCCACCGCGTTCGACTCGGTGACGCTCTATGGCCGCGACCCGTCGCCGAGGCCGGACGTGTACGGCAAGGTCGGGACGTCGGGGGTCTCCGTCGCCACCCTGCAGGACATGAAGGACCTCTACGCCGGCTTCGACCTGTGCTCGCCCACGACGTCGGTGTCGATGACCATCAACGGGCCAGCGCCGACGATCCTCGCCATGTTCTTCGACACCGCGATCGACCAGCAGGTCGAGAGGTTCCGCGCCGAGGAGGGGCGGGAGCCGGACCCGGGCGAGCTCGACGAGATCGCCGCCCGCACGGTGGCCACCGTGCGTGGCACGGTCCAGGCCGACATCCTCAAGGAGGACCAGGGCCAGAACACGTGCATCTTCTCGACGGAGTTCTCGCTGCGCGCGATGGCCGACATCCAGCAGTGGTTCATCGAGCACGGCGTCCGCAACTTCTACTCCGTGTCGATCAGCGGCTACCACATCGCGGAGGCGGGGGCCAACCCGATCAGCCAGCTCGCGTTCACCCTCGCCAACGGCTTCACCTACGTCGAGTCCTATCTCGCGCGCGGGATGAGGATCGATGACTTCGCGCCGAACCTCTCCTTCTTCTTCAGCAACGGGATGGACGCCGAGTACACCGTCATCGGACGCGTGGCCCGCCGGATCTGGGCCATCGCGATGAAGGAACGATATGGAGCCTCCGAACGAGCTCAGAAACTGAAGTACCACGTGCAGACGAGCGGGCGCTCCCTGCACGCCCAGGAGATGTCGTTCAACGACATCAGGACCACGCTGCAGGCGCTGTGCGCCCTCTACGACAACGCCAACTCGTTGCACACCAACGCCTATGACGAGGCGGTGACCACTCCGACCGAGGACTCGGTGCGCCGCGCGCTGGCGATCCAGCTCGTCATCGACAAGGAGTGGGGTCTGGCGATGAACGAGAACCCGCTGCAGGGCTCCTACATCGTCGAGCAGCTGACCGACCTGGTCGAGGAGGCGGTGCTGCTCGAGTTCGAGCGCCTGGCCGACCGCGGCGGCGTGCTCGGTGCGATGGAGACCGGCTACCAGCGGGGGAAGATCCAGGACGAGTCGATGCTCTACGAGCGTCGCAAGCACGACGGCTCCCTGCCGATCGTCGGCGTCAACACCTTCCTCCGACCGGGAGGGGAGCAGGTCTCGGAGTCCCTCGAGCTGGCGAGGGCGACCCAGGACGAGAAGGCCTCGCAGCTCGACCGACTGCGCGACTTCCAGGAGCGGCACCGCCAGGAGTCTCCCGCGGCGCTGGAACGGCTGAAGAAGGTGGCCGTGTCGGGCGGCAACCTCTTCGAGGAGCTGCTGTCGGCGGTTCGGGTCTGCTCGCTCGGCCAGATCACGGACGCCTTCTTCGAGGTGGGCGGCCAGTACCGCCGCAACGTGTGAGGTCGCTCAGTCCGCACAGAGCTCCATCCTGACGTCGCTCAGTCTGCGCTCAGCTCCATGACGACCTCGTGGCGGTAGGTCCGACCGGCCCGTACCGTCGCGCTCGGGAAGTGTGCGATGTTCGGAGAGTCCGGGAAGGTCTGGGTCTCCAGCGCGAAGCCCGCGTAACGGGCGTACGTCGAACCGCGCTTGCCGTGGACGAGGCCGTCCAGGTGCCCACAGGCGTACATCTGCACGCCGGGCTGGTCGGTCCAGAGGCGAAGGCGCCGCCCGGAGCGGAGGTCGTGGGCGCTGGCGGCCTGAGCAAGGCCGTGGGTGCTGGCGGCCTGAGCAAGGCCGTGGGTGCCGGGGCGCTCGCGCAGGCACCAGGTGTGGTCGTAGTCCGCCCGGCCGTGGGCGTCCCCGATCGGGCGAGGCGAGCGGAAGTCGTACCTCGTGCCCGCGACGGCCAGGATCTCTCCTGTCGGGAGCAGCTCCTCGTCCACGGGGACGTAGAAGTCGCCGGCGAGGCACAGGTGCTGGCCGAGGACGTCTCCGCGGTCGTGACCGGCGAGGTTGAAATAGGAGTGATGGGCCATGTTGATGACGGTCGTCGCGTCGGGGACCGCCTCCATGACGATGTGGAGCAGGTTCCCGACCAGCGTGTACGTGCAGCTCGCCGTACAAGCTCCCGGGTAGCCCATGTCGCCGTCCGGGCTGAGGAGGTGGAAGGAGATCCCGGTGCCGTCCGCCGTGAGGGCGGCGTCCCAGAGTCGCTGGTCCCAGCCGTCACCGCCGCCGTGCAGGTGGTGAGCGCCCTCGTTCGCGTCGAGCCGGACCTCCGCGCCCTCGAGCCGGAACCGCGCGTCCCTGATCCGGTTCGCGTAACGGCCGATCGTGGCGCCGACGAACAGCGACCGGTGCCGGACGTAGGACTCGATGTCGTCGAAGCCCAGGACCACGTCGGCTGGCCGCCCGTCACGGTCGGGGACGTGCAGCTCCACGAGCCGCGCCCCGTGGTCCGACACTCGTGCCGTCACACCGGCGCCCCCGTCGAGGACGTACGCGTGCACCTCGCGACCGCCGACGACACCGAAGGCCTCCTCGCGGATCACGTCATCCTCTCCGGTCGTCTCGGGGGTTCTCCCAGCCAACCACGCCGGGAGCCGCCGACGGCATGGCTCGCCTGGCTGCGGCCTGTGGGCGCCATTTCCCGCGATACGGTACGGAGGTGGCGACGGACCTTCCATGGACCACGTCGTGACGCTCAAGGTCGACCTTCGCGACGAACGCGCCGACGCGCTGAACCACGGGCTGGAGTTGCTCGCTGAGGCGTGGCACAGCTTCGATGCCCCCCGCCCCATGCAGCCTCCGGTCTCGGACCGCACGACCGGCCTCATCGGCGGGCCTCTGCCCGAGGTCGGGGTCGGTGTGCGTGCTGCCCTCGACGGCGCGGCGGTGGTCCTCGACGAGAGCCTCGCCCAGTCCAGGCCGCGCTTCTTCGGCTACATCGCGTCCTCCGGGCTCGAGTCGGCGGTGCTCGCCGACGCCATGGCCACCTCCCACGACGTCAACCTCGCCGCCGAGTCGGGCGGCGCGGAGCTCGTCGAGCGGACCGCGCTCCAGTGGCTGGGCGAGTTCGTGGGCTTCCCCGCGCACGGTGGGACGTTCACCAGCGGCGGCATGCTCTCGAACCTCACGGCGCTCGTGGCTGCCCGGACGCGCGCGGTCCCGGCCAGTCGCATCGAGGGCGTCGACGGGCGTCGCCTGACCGTCTACACGTCTCTGGACGCTCACGCCAGCATCGAGCGGGCGGTCGAAGTCCTCGGTATCGGGCGTGGGCAGCTTCGTGGCGTGCCGGTGGACGCTCGGCGCCGGATGGACCCGTCGGCTCTGGCCGCGATGGTCGCCTCCGACGTGGCGGGCGGGCTGCAGCCGGTCGCTGTCGTGGCGACCGCGGGGACGACGCTGACCGGTGCGGTGGACCCGATCGATGCCATCGCGGACGTGGCGCGCGAGCACGGGATGTGGCTGCACGTCGACGGCGCCTACGGCCTGCCGGCCGCCTCGACCGAGGTCGTCCGCCACCTGTTCCGGGGTCTCGACCGGGCGGACTCGGCGTCGATGGACGCGCACAAGTGGATGTACGTCCCGAAGGCGTGCGGTGTCCTGCTCGTGCGCGACGTCTCCGTGCTGATGGGTGCGTTCCGCCACGAGTCGGCGTACATGATCGAGGAGGAGGGGTACAGCCACCCCGTCGACGCGACGCTGGAGTACTCGAGGCCGTTCCGGTCCCTCAAGCTCTGGACGGCGCTGCGGGCCCACGGCGCCGCCGCGTTCCGAGGCGCCATCGGGGGCAACATCGAGCTCGCTCGCGAGCTCGTCGAGCTGGTGCGTGCGCACCCGCGGATGCAGCTGCTCGTCGAGGAGCCCGACCTGTCGGTCGTACCGTTTCGTCGTATCCCCGCGAAGGGCGACGTCGACGCGCACAACATGCGGCTCGCCCGCCTCATGCAGTCCGACGGCAGGGTGTACGTGACCAGCGCGGTCATCGACGGTGTCGCCTGCCTGCGCCCGTGCGTGGTGAACTTCCGCACCACCTCCGAGGACGTGGCCGCCATCGTCGAGGTGGCCGACGAGCTCGGGGTTCGCCTCGAGCAGGGAAGAGCCTGACTCGTGTTCTCCACGACGTGGCGTACCTCGCCGCGAGCGTACGGGGTGCGGCGAGACCGCGGGACGAAGGTCCCGACCTCGTCCGGGGTCAGGCTGGACTGCGACGTCTTCCGCCCCGACGCCGACGGGCGGTTCCCGGTGATCCTCAGCCTGGCGCCGTACCCGATCGAGGACCAGGCGGCGCCGCTGACCCCTGGTCCCATGCGCTATCCCAACGCCCACATCGAGGCGGGTGACCCGCATTTCTACGCGCGTCGCGGCTACGTGCACGTCGTGGGCAACCTCCCGGGCACAGGGGAGTCCGAGGGCTTCTTCGACCACATGGGTCCGGACACCATCAGGGCCGTCTACGACGCGATCGCGTGGTGCGCCGAGCAGCCGTGGAGCGACGGCAACGTCGGCATGTTCGGGATGTCCTACTACGGGATGATCCAGCCGCTGGTGGCCATGCTCGAGCCCCCCGCCCTGAAGGCCATCTTCTGCCCGTTCTCGGTGACCGACCAGTACCGCGACACCTATTACAAGGGCGGCATCTTCGGGTACGCGTTCCTGCGGGGCTGGTCAGTGGCGCTGCGGCGGGCGCGGCTTCGCGCGACGTACGCCGAGAGCGTCGGCGAGGACCGGTTCCGCGAGCTCGTCGAGCGCGCGAAGGCGGACCCGGAGAACCAGCTCGTGCCCTCGGTCATGGAGGTGCTGGCCGACGTCGACGACCCGGTGAACCGCTTCCTGGCCGAGATCGTGGTCAACCCGCTGCTCGGTGAGCACTACGACCCGCGCTGCGTCGACTACTCCCGCGGCTGCACCGTGCCGGGCTACTTCGGCGCCTGCTGGGGCATCTACGGACTGCACCTGCCGGGCGCGTTCCGGTCGTTCACGCGGTGGAACGGACCGGCCCGGCTGACCATCGGTCCACCGGCCTACCTCGACCGCCCGATCGTGCAGTACCAGTACGAATCGCTGCGCTGGTTCGACCACTGGCTCAAGGGCAACGACACCGGGCTGATGGACGAGCCGCCGGTGCAGGTCTTCGTCGACAACGCAAACGAGTGGCGCTCGGGACAGACCTGGCCGCTGACGCAGACCCGGTTCACGCCGTTCTACCTCCACGAAAACGGCCTGCTGTTCGAGCGGGAGTTCTGGCCGCACGAGCCCCACGACGTCATCACCGACTCGCCGCTGGAGCGAGGGGGCGTCTCGTACGCGACACCCGCCTTCCGCGACGACGTCGAGCTCTGCGGACCCGTCGTTCTCACCCTGTTCGCGTCGACGACCGGCACCGAGGCGCTGTTCTTCGCCTCCCTGCACGAGGTGGGGCCGGACGGCGCGGACCGGCTGCTGACCCGGGGCTGGCTGCGCGGCTCGCAGCGCGAGCTCGACGAGGACGAGTCGACGCCCTGGTGGCCGGTCCACCGGCACCGCCGGCGAGTCCCCATGGAGCCGGGCGAGATCTACGAGCTGGCCGTCGACATCCGCCCGATCGGGGTGCTGCTGCGGGCCGGGAGCCGGCTTCGCCTCACGATCCGGACCACGGACGTCGGCGACCCGAACCCCGACATCCTGTCCGACCACGCGGTCGGGCTCGTGTCCGGAGCCCAGCACAACCGGGTGTTCATCCACCACGACGAGGACCATCCCTCCGTGCTGGTGCTGCCCGTGACGCGAGGCAACCGCATCGGCACCTTCCTCTCCGGCGGGCGCCTGGAGCCGCTCGCCGCCGCCCACGGCACCGACAGCAGCGGAGGAGGTCACTGAGATGCCAGGCGATCCGGCCCGGTCCGACGAACCGCTGCAGGTGCCGACGGTGGGGCCACGTCCGTTGCACCACGTCGGCTACTGGGTGGACAGCCTCGACACGGCCGTCGCCGACGCGCTCCAGCTGGGACTCGGCCCGTTCCTGGTCCATGCACACATCGCGTTCGACACCTTCGACGTGCCGGGGCGTCCGGTCGGGCTCGGGCCGGTGGTCTTCGACCACTCCGCCGCGTTCGCCGCCTGGGGACCCGTCGTCGTCGAGTACGGCGAGGTGCACGCCATCGATCCCGAGCTTGCGGACGCCTATGGCGTCGCTCCGGGGGCGGTGAGCCACGTCTCCTGGGTCGTGGACGACCTGGACCGGGAGTGCGACCTGCTGGCGCCGATGGGCTGCCGGGTCATCAACACGGCGACGACGGGGCCCATCTCGGTCGCCTGGCTGAGCGGCGGCCGGCTCTTCCCGCACCCCATCGAGCTGCATCGGGCCTCCCCGGCGATCCTGGGCATGCACGACCGCCTCGTCGGCCTGTCCTCCGGCTGGGACGGGACCGAGCCGATGAGACCGATGCGATGACGGAGGAACGGTGACGCCCGAGGAGTTTCGAGCGGCGGGCCATGCGCTGGTGGACTGGGTCGCCGACTTCAGGACCCGGCTGCCCGAGCTGCCCGTGCGCAGTGGAGTCGCGCCCGGCGACGTACGCGCGCAGCTGCCCACGAGCGCACCCGAGCGGCCCCAGCCGTTCGCCGAGGTGCTCGCCGACCTCGACCGCGTCGTGGTCCCCGGCCTGACCCAGGTGCAGCATCCCGGCTACTTCGGCTGGTTCCCCTCCAACGCCTCCCTCGCCTCGGTGCTCGGCGACCTGGCCTCCTCAGGGCTCGGGGGCCTCGGCATCACGTGGCAGTCGGCGCCCGCGCTCACCGAGGTGGAGGAGGTGGTGACCGACTGGCTGCGCGAGCTGTGCGGCCTCGGACCCTCCTGGCGCGGTGCCATCCACGACACGGCGTCAACCGCGTGCCTGGTCGCGATGCTGGCCGCGCGAGAGCGGGCCAGCGACCTGTCCGAGCTGCGCGGCGGCCTCCAGGCGGAGCCGGCCCCGCTCACGGTGTACGCGTCGACGCAGGCGCACTCGTCGGTGCCCAAGGCGGTGCTGCTCGCCGGCTACGGGCGGGACAACCTGCGACTGGTCGAGGTGGACCCGAAGACCTACGCGATCGACGTCGCGCAGCTGCGCGAGGCGATGGCGGCCGACGCGGCCGCCGGCCGGCGACCGGCCGCAGTGGTGGCGTCGGTGGGGACCACGGCGACGACCGCGGTCGACCCGGTCCGAGAGGTCGTGGCCGCGGCCGCCGAGCACCGGGCCTGGGTGCACGTCGACGCGGCCATGGCGGGCTCGGCCATGCTGCTGCCCGAGTGCCGGTGGATGGTCGACGGGGTCGAGGGCGCCGACTCCCTGGGCTGGAACCCGCACAAGTGGCTCGGCACCGTGCTGGACACCTCGCTGCTCTACGTCCGCGACGTCGACCATCTGGTGCGCGTCATGTCGACGAACCCGTCGTACCTGCGGTCCTCCGTCGACGGCGAGGTCACCCAGTACAAGGACTGGGGCATCCCGCTGGGCCGGCGCTTCCGCGCGCTCAAGCTGTGGTTCCACCTCCGCCTGGACGGGGCCGAGGCGATCCGGGCCCGGCTGCGACGCGACCTCGCGAACGCCCAGTGGCTGGCCGAGCAGGTCCACGCGGAGCCCGGGTGGGAGGTGATCGCGCCTGTGACGTTGCAGACGGTCTGCGTCCGCCACGTCCCCGAGTCGCTGCGCGCGGACGACGGTTCGGTCCGCGACGTCGACGCGCTGGACGCCCACACCCTGCGCTGGGTCGAGGCCGTGAACGCGACCGGGCGCGCGTTCCTGACACCCGCCGTCATCGACGGCCGGTGGACGGTGCGCATCTCGGTCGGTGCCGAGCCGACGCAGCGCGACGACGTGGCCGCGATGTGGCAGCTCTGCCGCCATGCGGTGGTGGACTGAGGACCGCGGTGGGGCCGCCTGACGCGATCGCGCGGAATCGGCGGTGCGCTCAGAGGTCGACGGTGATGCGGATGCGGAGGACGTCGCCGACCTCGAGGTCCTCGGCCTTGCGCACGGCGTCCTTCACCGGGACGACGTACCCGCCGTCCTTGGGGAACAGCGAAGTGCGCCATCGCGTGTCCCCGACCTGGACGCCGACCGGGATCATCCCCCAGCCGTACGTCACCGAGCGGGCGACGGCCTCCAGCTCGACAGCCTGCGCGTCGGGGACGCTGACGAAGTGGAACGGCGACGGGCCGCGCCAGTGCCAGAGCTCGCCGCTGAACTCCAGGTCCACGCGGTCAGGATAGGAGCCGGGCACGTCCGCCGGATGGGTGTGCAGGCGGCTGCGCGGAGGCCGGCGTCACAGGTGCTCCGTCGACGGGTCCAGCGCCTCCTCGGCGGCCAGGCAGACGGCCCGCAGCACCGCGGCGTCCCCGCCGTAGTGCAGCGGCCCGGCCCCGTCGGTCACCAGGAGCTCCGCCAGCGCCACCCCGCGCGGGGACACCGGTCCCGGTGCCCGCAGCCGCTCGGCGAGACGCTGCAGGTCACCGGCGCACGCCCGGACCGCCCGCCGGGTCCGCGGTGACTGCATGGGGAAGCCGGACGGGGCGGCGCCCGCCACGGAGACGCCCGCCTGCGCCATGATCCGGCAGATCGCGTCGGCGATCAGGCTCCGGTGCCCGGTCATCACGAGGTACTGGGCCCGCAGGGAGTGCTCGACGCTGGTGTCCGCCGAGACCCCGGCGGCCAGGTCCTGGTCCCAGTGCGGCCCGAACAGCCGCACCATGGCCTTGCGCACCGGTCCGGCGTGGCGGACGACGATCGTGTCGTCGCGCTCGAGGAGCACCCACGTCACGGCGCCACCTCCGGTCTCGCCCGTGGCCTGTCCTTGACAAGGACCCGTCGACACCATTCAACGCCTACCTGCGGACGTCGGTGACAGCCCCCTGAGGCCGGGCTCACTCGTGGGCAGGGCGCCCGGCCGCGGACAGCAGGAAGTCGACGGAGCGGTCGACGTGACCGGCGAGCTCCTCCACGGCCATGCCCGCGAACATGTGGCCCTGGCCGGGGACGAGCTCGAGCTCGGCGCGGCCGCCCGCGGCGCGCAGGGCGGCAGCCAGCCGCTCGCTCTGGCGGGCCGGGACCAGGTCGTCGGCGTCGCCGTGCAGGAGCAGGAAGGGAGGGGCGCCGGGACGTGCGCGCAGCGCCGGGCTGGCCTCCCGCGCCAGGTCGGGAGCCTGGTCCGGGGTCGCCCCGAGCAGCCGGCTCTCGCGTGACCCCGGCCCCCGGTCCGGCGTACCGCCGACCCCCTCGACGTCGTCGGGCAGCGACAGCAGGTCGGTGACCGGGTACCACAGCACGACGGCGTCCACAGCGGGGGCGGCGTCGAGGTCCAGCCCGCGCAGCGCGGCGAGCTGACCCCCGGCGCTGACCCCCCACAGGCACAGGCGCCGCACGTCGATCCCGAGGTCCGGGCCCTGCTCCACGACCCACGCGCACGCCGCCGACACGTCGTGCAGCTGCGCCGGGAAGCGCGCCTCGCCCGAGAGGCGGTAGTCCGC is part of the Actinomycetes bacterium genome and harbors:
- the icmF gene encoding fused isobutyryl-CoA mutase/GTPase IcmF — protein: MALHQPVNPVRFVTAASLFDGHDAAINIMRRLLQSQGAEVVHLGHDRSVEEVVTAALQEDVQGVAVSSYQGGHLEYFSYLVDRLRERGAGHVRVYGGGGGVIVASEIETLARLGVRIFSPADGQRLGLPGMVSQLVQECDTDLARGGADLTAVASGAQPALARAITVLEAGADPGLPEAVRAAAGGRRAPVLGITGTGGSGKSSLTDELVRRLRRDSQDKLRVAVIAVDPTRRRGGGALLGDRIRMNALDPQVVFFRSLATRHAGAVLPPALDDVIQVCSLAGYDLVIVETPGIGQGDAAIVPHADVSLYVMTPEYGAASQLEKIDMLDFADVVAINKYERRGAEDARRDVARQLVRSREAFGVPWEEMPVFGTSAARFDDDGVSALYHHLKGLLVEYGLPDFEGVLPLVTGRTSTGLVGVLPKGRERYLAEIAETVRGYHRRTDQQAVLVRRRQQLRETSALLSSAGEREAAERVDGLLASVESALDPQSLDTLERWPAVRASYEGDQQVYAVRGREVVTPLTRTTLSGTDVPRVALPPDDDDATLYSFLRAENLPGFFPFTAGVFPFKRTEEDPARMFAGEGDPARTNRRFHLLSQGQPATRLSTAFDSVTLYGRDPSPRPDVYGKVGTSGVSVATLQDMKDLYAGFDLCSPTTSVSMTINGPAPTILAMFFDTAIDQQVERFRAEEGREPDPGELDEIAARTVATVRGTVQADILKEDQGQNTCIFSTEFSLRAMADIQQWFIEHGVRNFYSVSISGYHIAEAGANPISQLAFTLANGFTYVESYLARGMRIDDFAPNLSFFFSNGMDAEYTVIGRVARRIWAIAMKERYGASERAQKLKYHVQTSGRSLHAQEMSFNDIRTTLQALCALYDNANSLHTNAYDEAVTTPTEDSVRRALAIQLVIDKEWGLAMNENPLQGSYIVEQLTDLVEEAVLLEFERLADRGGVLGAMETGYQRGKIQDESMLYERRKHDGSLPIVGVNTFLRPGGEQVSESLELARATQDEKASQLDRLRDFQERHRQESPAALERLKKVAVSGGNLFEELLSAVRVCSLGQITDAFFEVGGQYRRNV
- a CDS encoding aldose epimerase family protein, coding for MIREEAFGVVGGREVHAYVLDGGAGVTARVSDHGARLVELHVPDRDGRPADVVLGFDDIESYVRHRSLFVGATIGRYANRIRDARFRLEGAEVRLDANEGAHHLHGGGDGWDQRLWDAALTADGTGISFHLLSPDGDMGYPGACTASCTYTLVGNLLHIVMEAVPDATTVINMAHHSYFNLAGHDRGDVLGQHLCLAGDFYVPVDEELLPTGEILAVAGTRYDFRSPRPIGDAHGRADYDHTWCLRERPGTHGLAQAASTHGLAQAASAHDLRSGRRLRLWTDQPGVQMYACGHLDGLVHGKRGSTYARYAGFALETQTFPDSPNIAHFPSATVRAGRTYRHEVVMELSAD
- a CDS encoding aminotransferase class V-fold PLP-dependent enzyme; translation: MDHVVTLKVDLRDERADALNHGLELLAEAWHSFDAPRPMQPPVSDRTTGLIGGPLPEVGVGVRAALDGAAVVLDESLAQSRPRFFGYIASSGLESAVLADAMATSHDVNLAAESGGAELVERTALQWLGEFVGFPAHGGTFTSGGMLSNLTALVAARTRAVPASRIEGVDGRRLTVYTSLDAHASIERAVEVLGIGRGQLRGVPVDARRRMDPSALAAMVASDVAGGLQPVAVVATAGTTLTGAVDPIDAIADVAREHGMWLHVDGAYGLPAASTEVVRHLFRGLDRADSASMDAHKWMYVPKACGVLLVRDVSVLMGAFRHESAYMIEEEGYSHPVDATLEYSRPFRSLKLWTALRAHGAAAFRGAIGGNIELARELVELVRAHPRMQLLVEEPDLSVVPFRRIPAKGDVDAHNMRLARLMQSDGRVYVTSAVIDGVACLRPCVVNFRTTSEDVAAIVEVADELGVRLEQGRA
- a CDS encoding CocE/NonD family hydrolase, with the translated sequence MFSTTWRTSPRAYGVRRDRGTKVPTSSGVRLDCDVFRPDADGRFPVILSLAPYPIEDQAAPLTPGPMRYPNAHIEAGDPHFYARRGYVHVVGNLPGTGESEGFFDHMGPDTIRAVYDAIAWCAEQPWSDGNVGMFGMSYYGMIQPLVAMLEPPALKAIFCPFSVTDQYRDTYYKGGIFGYAFLRGWSVALRRARLRATYAESVGEDRFRELVERAKADPENQLVPSVMEVLADVDDPVNRFLAEIVVNPLLGEHYDPRCVDYSRGCTVPGYFGACWGIYGLHLPGAFRSFTRWNGPARLTIGPPAYLDRPIVQYQYESLRWFDHWLKGNDTGLMDEPPVQVFVDNANEWRSGQTWPLTQTRFTPFYLHENGLLFEREFWPHEPHDVITDSPLERGGVSYATPAFRDDVELCGPVVLTLFASTTGTEALFFASLHEVGPDGADRLLTRGWLRGSQRELDEDESTPWWPVHRHRRRVPMEPGEIYELAVDIRPIGVLLRAGSRLRLTIRTTDVGDPNPDILSDHAVGLVSGAQHNRVFIHHDEDHPSVLVLPVTRGNRIGTFLSGGRLEPLAAAHGTDSSGGGH
- a CDS encoding VOC family protein, giving the protein MPGDPARSDEPLQVPTVGPRPLHHVGYWVDSLDTAVADALQLGLGPFLVHAHIAFDTFDVPGRPVGLGPVVFDHSAAFAAWGPVVVEYGEVHAIDPELADAYGVAPGAVSHVSWVVDDLDRECDLLAPMGCRVINTATTGPISVAWLSGGRLFPHPIELHRASPAILGMHDRLVGLSSGWDGTEPMRPMR
- a CDS encoding pyridoxal-dependent decarboxylase; protein product: MTPEEFRAAGHALVDWVADFRTRLPELPVRSGVAPGDVRAQLPTSAPERPQPFAEVLADLDRVVVPGLTQVQHPGYFGWFPSNASLASVLGDLASSGLGGLGITWQSAPALTEVEEVVTDWLRELCGLGPSWRGAIHDTASTACLVAMLAARERASDLSELRGGLQAEPAPLTVYASTQAHSSVPKAVLLAGYGRDNLRLVEVDPKTYAIDVAQLREAMAADAAAGRRPAAVVASVGTTATTAVDPVREVVAAAAEHRAWVHVDAAMAGSAMLLPECRWMVDGVEGADSLGWNPHKWLGTVLDTSLLYVRDVDHLVRVMSTNPSYLRSSVDGEVTQYKDWGIPLGRRFRALKLWFHLRLDGAEAIRARLRRDLANAQWLAEQVHAEPGWEVIAPVTLQTVCVRHVPESLRADDGSVRDVDALDAHTLRWVEAVNATGRAFLTPAVIDGRWTVRISVGAEPTQRDDVAAMWQLCRHAVVD
- a CDS encoding DUF1905 domain-containing protein: MDLEFSGELWHWRGPSPFHFVSVPDAQAVELEAVARSVTYGWGMIPVGVQVGDTRWRTSLFPKDGGYVVPVKDAVRKAEDLEVGDVLRIRITVDL
- a CDS encoding alpha/beta hydrolase; the encoded protein is MTQPVTVHRDIVVSQVEGYRPLAADAYVPAGGARVACVYLHGGGWRVGSRREGPGRPGAGSARLFLRAAERGLAVISADYRLSGEARFPAQLHDVSAACAWVVEQGPDLGIDVRRLCLWGVSAGGQLAALRGLDLDAAPAVDAVVLWYPVTDLLSLPDDVEGVGGTPDRGPGSRESRLLGATPDQAPDLAREASPALRARPGAPPFLLLHGDADDLVPARQSERLAAALRAAGGRAELELVPGQGHMFAGMAVEELAGHVDRSVDFLLSAAGRPAHE